In Sphingobacterium zeae, one genomic interval encodes:
- a CDS encoding rhodanese-like domain-containing protein yields the protein MNKFKKLCNVDGIQVLDTRSCDEFLEGFVPNSININFEGPFDHFLTQVFPAKDQKFLLITDSENNQAVIDYLIKLEYTHIVGVLEGGIETWKSKEMVASLSTITAREFNKKSVQGHIVDVRTGKEFKSGHIDNAMNIPLTDLINFGSMLRKDDQQLYIYCQSGYRSTVALSILSAKGFKNICNIQGGYKALKIEEKENQ from the coding sequence TTGAATAAGTTTAAAAAGCTTTGTAATGTTGATGGCATTCAGGTGCTTGATACTCGATCGTGCGATGAGTTTTTGGAGGGATTTGTCCCAAATTCGATTAATATTAATTTTGAAGGCCCATTCGATCATTTTTTGACGCAAGTTTTCCCCGCCAAAGACCAAAAGTTTTTGCTAATTACTGATTCGGAAAATAATCAAGCCGTCATTGATTATTTGATAAAGTTAGAGTATACCCATATTGTTGGAGTTTTGGAAGGGGGGATTGAAACATGGAAGAGTAAAGAGATGGTAGCTTCCTTAAGTACTATTACTGCGAGGGAATTTAATAAAAAATCAGTTCAGGGTCATATTGTAGATGTAAGGACAGGGAAAGAATTTAAAAGTGGACATATTGACAATGCAATGAATATTCCCTTAACAGATTTAATTAATTTTGGTTCTATGCTTAGAAAAGATGATCAGCAGTTGTATATATATTGCCAATCGGGATACAGGAGTACAGTAGCTTTATCTATTTTGAGCGCAAAAGGATTTAAAAATATATGCAATATCCAAGGCGGGTATAAAGCATTGAAAATAGAAGAAAAGGAGAATCAATAA
- the trxA gene encoding thioredoxin, with translation MATFDQIIQSNSLVLVDFFATWCGPCQTMAPILQDLKEFYQDDLSIIKIDVDKNPKIASIYKVSGVPTFVLFKDGQQVWRQSGMIRKLELHKLIDQVK, from the coding sequence ATGGCTACTTTTGACCAAATTATTCAATCAAATTCGCTGGTTCTGGTGGATTTTTTTGCCACTTGGTGCGGTCCATGCCAGACTATGGCGCCGATTTTACAGGATCTTAAGGAATTTTATCAAGACGATTTGTCTATCATAAAGATCGACGTGGACAAGAATCCAAAAATCGCTTCGATTTATAAGGTGAGTGGCGTACCTACTTTCGTGCTGTTTAAAGATGGGCAGCAAGTTTGGCGACAGAGCGGAATGATTCGGAAATTGGAGTTACATAAATTGATCGATCAGGTAAAGTAA
- the scpB gene encoding SMC-Scp complex subunit ScpB — protein sequence MKDVIRNIEAIIFASTEGIDLADIKQILQEALAIEVSRDELRDLIKKIETKYQDEDAVLELRYINNSYQFLTKALYHESIQQLQNHNNKRKLSQSALETLAIIAYRQPITKLEVEQIRGVSCDYSIQRLLEKKLIKIAGKADSLGKPLLYATSSQFMDHFGINGVRDLPQMKDIVTEDNAIGETNE from the coding sequence TTGAAAGACGTTATAAGAAATATTGAAGCAATTATATTTGCTTCTACAGAAGGAATCGATCTTGCCGATATCAAACAGATTTTGCAAGAAGCTTTAGCCATCGAAGTATCTAGAGATGAACTGCGTGACTTGATAAAAAAAATTGAAACTAAGTATCAGGATGAAGATGCTGTCCTCGAGTTACGCTACATTAACAATTCCTACCAGTTTTTGACAAAAGCGCTGTACCACGAATCGATTCAGCAACTTCAAAACCACAACAATAAAAGAAAATTAAGTCAATCGGCGCTGGAAACACTCGCGATCATTGCTTACCGGCAGCCCATAACAAAACTGGAAGTGGAACAAATTAGAGGTGTCAGCTGTGATTATTCTATTCAAAGACTTCTTGAAAAGAAATTGATAAAAATCGCCGGAAAGGCAGATAGTTTAGGAAAACCATTACTTTATGCAACTAGTTCGCAGTTCATGGATCACTTTGGAATCAATGGTGTCAGAGATCTTCCGCAAATGAAAGATATCGTCACAGAAGACAACGCTATCGGCGAAACAAATGAATAA
- a CDS encoding bestrophin family protein — translation MIVYNPKDWLSATFKLHKSDTFKKLLPFLVLIAFYSWAIAFVELEFLKLNEKSWVKNITIVHNLLGFVISLLLVFRTNSAYDRWWEARKQWGTLTNVSRALSYKLDAMLETDDKVNRSFFRKAVPLFAETLYDFLRSDYTKFMLDENEHPELKALDNKKHGPNQVSNMIFHKINDLYKAGTISGDQLIILNEEIVAMTNVCGACERIKNTPIPLAYSAFIKKFIIFYTMTLPVGYVFSIGYFVVIAVPFILYVLASLELIGESIEEPFGIDQDDLPIDKIAANIRKHCHEIIPA, via the coding sequence ATGATCGTATACAACCCCAAAGACTGGCTTTCAGCAACTTTCAAATTACACAAATCAGACACCTTTAAAAAGTTACTACCATTCCTTGTTTTAATTGCTTTTTATTCCTGGGCGATAGCCTTTGTAGAATTGGAATTCCTTAAATTAAATGAAAAGAGTTGGGTAAAGAATATTACCATCGTCCACAATCTCCTTGGTTTCGTCATATCGCTCTTACTTGTTTTTCGTACAAACTCGGCCTATGACCGTTGGTGGGAAGCCCGAAAACAATGGGGAACTTTAACCAATGTCAGTAGAGCCTTGTCCTACAAATTGGATGCAATGCTAGAAACAGATGATAAGGTTAACCGAAGTTTTTTTAGGAAAGCAGTACCACTATTTGCTGAGACCCTTTATGATTTTTTAAGATCGGACTACACCAAGTTTATGCTAGATGAAAATGAACATCCCGAATTGAAGGCATTGGACAATAAAAAGCATGGACCAAACCAAGTGTCCAATATGATCTTTCATAAAATAAACGATCTTTATAAGGCCGGAACCATAAGTGGCGATCAACTTATTATCCTCAATGAGGAAATAGTTGCGATGACAAATGTCTGTGGTGCCTGTGAACGAATTAAAAACACGCCGATACCTTTGGCCTATAGTGCATTTATTAAGAAATTTATTATTTTCTATACCATGACCCTGCCCGTAGGTTATGTTTTTTCGATTGGTTATTTTGTTGTAATTGCTGTCCCCTTTATCCTATATGTTTTGGCGTCTCTCGAATTGATTGGAGAATCCATTGAAGAACCATTTGGTATAGATCAAGACGATTTACCTATCGATAAAATTGCTGCCAATATCCGAAAGCATTGCCATGAAATTATACCTGCATAA
- a CDS encoding RagB/SusD family nutrient uptake outer membrane protein — translation MKKRTIQLYSLLGLTTLGMLGCSKGFLEKNPQGQLIEEQIEGKKGVEATLIGAYAIMNGNINGTWGNYGSAPSQWIFGEITSDNAHKGSVITDQPNMNMIESFTTISSNDNLSTMWQVYYEGILRANTTLRLLSQDQSGSKTIKAERAKEIEGEAKLLRAHYYFFLWRIFKNIPYVDENTSIEEAKVVKNDKDVQPMIESDLKTAIANLPDSKINGEGGRMDQRTAKAYLGKLYLYQKKYTEALTLFKDVIGSRDITTMPFQDNYDVNKENGPEALLVAKHAINPDGGGDNANVGDMLSGLNGTNPVGCCGFYQPSIDLVNAYKVDANGLPMLDDSYRTNPYTSDILLTDKTAIANYKLDLNLKFDPRLDYTVGRRGVNFLDYGEFPGDAWLRPEEGSRPHGGPFTGIKTMIPKSQHAAHTQAGAAYVTDLDVNIIRLADVILMAAECEVELGNLPNALKYVNSIRLRAAQLPSKTTGGGVAAAKYEVKPYPAFTSADQARKAVRFERRLELAMEGHRFFDLVRWGIAKEVIANYARFEGGILPVFKSKAYADKNAYFPIPQEEINKSNGSLTQNPGY, via the coding sequence ATGAAAAAGAGAACTATTCAATTATACAGTTTGTTAGGACTGACGACTTTAGGTATGCTTGGTTGTAGTAAAGGCTTTTTGGAAAAAAATCCTCAAGGGCAATTGATCGAAGAGCAGATTGAGGGAAAGAAGGGGGTAGAAGCTACCTTGATTGGTGCCTATGCAATTATGAACGGTAATATAAATGGCACTTGGGGGAACTATGGTTCGGCGCCAAGCCAATGGATTTTCGGAGAAATTACTTCCGATAATGCACACAAGGGATCAGTAATCACCGATCAGCCAAACATGAATATGATCGAGTCTTTTACTACGATTTCCTCTAACGACAACCTAAGCACCATGTGGCAGGTATATTATGAAGGCATACTTCGTGCAAATACTACGCTGCGTTTGTTGAGTCAAGATCAAAGCGGTAGCAAAACGATTAAAGCAGAGCGTGCTAAAGAAATTGAGGGTGAGGCGAAATTGTTACGTGCCCACTACTACTTTTTTCTGTGGCGTATCTTTAAAAATATTCCATATGTAGACGAAAATACAAGCATCGAAGAGGCAAAAGTTGTCAAAAATGATAAGGATGTACAACCTATGATCGAAAGTGATCTAAAGACTGCTATTGCGAATTTACCGGATAGCAAGATCAATGGTGAAGGTGGACGAATGGATCAACGTACTGCGAAAGCATATTTGGGTAAACTATACCTTTATCAAAAAAAATATACTGAGGCTCTGACTTTATTTAAGGATGTCATTGGAAGCCGTGATATCACAACAATGCCTTTCCAGGATAATTATGATGTCAATAAGGAAAATGGACCCGAAGCGCTGTTAGTGGCTAAGCATGCCATCAATCCTGATGGCGGTGGGGATAATGCGAATGTGGGTGATATGCTCAGTGGTCTTAATGGCACTAACCCTGTTGGCTGCTGTGGTTTCTACCAGCCTTCAATTGATCTCGTTAATGCATATAAGGTAGATGCAAATGGACTTCCGATGCTAGATGATTCCTATCGTACGAACCCATATACTTCTGATATCTTATTGACAGATAAAACCGCTATAGCAAATTATAAATTGGATTTGAACTTAAAATTTGATCCACGGCTTGATTACACCGTTGGTCGCCGCGGTGTCAATTTCTTGGATTATGGGGAGTTTCCTGGTGATGCATGGTTAAGGCCGGAAGAAGGAAGTCGTCCGCATGGTGGTCCATTTACGGGTATTAAAACGATGATTCCGAAAAGTCAACATGCTGCTCATACACAGGCCGGTGCTGCTTATGTAACCGATCTTGATGTGAATATTATTCGACTTGCTGACGTAATTTTAATGGCTGCGGAGTGTGAGGTTGAATTGGGTAATCTTCCAAATGCTTTAAAATACGTTAACTCTATTCGGCTTCGTGCGGCACAATTACCATCTAAGACTACCGGGGGCGGAGTCGCCGCTGCTAAATACGAGGTTAAACCATATCCAGCATTCACAAGTGCGGATCAGGCGCGTAAAGCTGTTCGATTTGAAAGAAGATTGGAACTTGCCATGGAAGGTCACCGTTTCTTTGACTTGGTGCGCTGGGGTATAGCAAAAGAGGTTATCGCAAATTATGCAAGGTTTGAAGGCGGTATACTCCCAGTATTTAAGAGCAAAGCATATGCCGATAAAAATGCTTATTTCCCAATTCCACAGGAAGAAATCAATAAAAGTAACGGTAGCCTTACTCAGAACCCAGGCTACTAA
- a CDS encoding glycoside hydrolase family 25 protein: MAQQRSKTKRTGTKGGPGRETKWIWMVAGMFLFFLCLVLWHYRAGIIYYFRVATSKDKSLTKEAKYDIRNIEIMSKHDDKVFGIDISTYQEEIDWQNVNTINDHFPIDFVFIRATMGERGIDDKFSRNWSKIEGRAVLRGAYHYFRPNENSVKQAKNFIRKVKLQPGDLPPVLDIEEHPKQQSMDSLKVGLRRWLDEVETHYKVKPILYSGDKFYSDFLEKEFAAYTLWIANYNFWVENPKEHWAFWQFSEKGTVKGIQGNVDLNIYNGKIEELEKLLIPFK; the protein is encoded by the coding sequence ATGGCGCAACAGCGATCAAAAACAAAAAGAACAGGTACAAAAGGAGGCCCGGGTCGAGAGACTAAGTGGATTTGGATGGTAGCAGGAATGTTTTTATTCTTTCTATGTCTTGTCTTGTGGCATTATCGAGCTGGAATTATCTATTATTTCCGTGTGGCTACTTCTAAGGATAAGTCGTTAACAAAGGAGGCTAAATACGATATCAGGAATATAGAGATTATGAGTAAGCATGACGATAAAGTGTTTGGTATTGACATTTCTACCTATCAAGAAGAAATAGATTGGCAAAATGTAAACACCATCAATGATCACTTTCCGATAGACTTTGTGTTTATCCGTGCGACGATGGGCGAGAGAGGAATCGACGATAAGTTTAGTAGAAACTGGAGTAAAATTGAAGGTAGAGCGGTTTTAAGAGGTGCTTATCATTATTTCAGACCCAACGAGAACTCAGTAAAGCAGGCTAAAAATTTTATTCGTAAGGTTAAACTTCAACCTGGAGACCTGCCGCCAGTTTTGGATATTGAGGAGCATCCCAAACAACAATCTATGGATAGTTTAAAAGTTGGGCTAAGACGTTGGCTTGATGAAGTAGAAACTCACTATAAGGTAAAACCAATTCTTTACTCCGGAGATAAGTTTTATAGTGATTTTCTGGAAAAGGAATTTGCAGCTTATACCTTGTGGATTGCAAATTACAATTTTTGGGTTGAGAACCCCAAAGAGCATTGGGCTTTCTGGCAATTTTCTGAAAAAGGTACCGTAAAAGGAATTCAGGGGAATGTTGACCTCAATATATATAATGGTAAAATTGAGGAATTGGAAAAGCTGCTTATTCCTTTTAAATAA
- the mqnC gene encoding cyclic dehypoxanthinyl futalosine synthase encodes MNVSNLLERALRFEFLSKEEGIFLYQNAPTADLTFVANELRKIQVPHGKVTWQIDRNVNTTNVCIANCKFCNFFRRPGHEDSYITDIESYKQKIEETFKYGGDQLLLQGGHHPDLGIEFYKNLYRQLKALYPTLKLHSLGPPEIAHISKLENMSHLEVLTQLKEAGLDSLPGAGAEILNDRVRRLISKGKCGGKEWLDVMRAAHKINLPTSATMMFGHIETIEERFEHLVWIREVQDEKPKESHGFIAFIPWPFQDDGTLLKRLRGITNNVTSEEYIRMIALSRIMLPNIKNIQASWLTVGKRTAQLCLHAGANDFGSIMIEENVVSAAGAPHRFTSKSIQEAILEAGFSPQLRTQKYEFRELPAHMVEQVINY; translated from the coding sequence ATGAATGTAAGTAATTTATTAGAACGGGCGCTCCGATTTGAGTTCCTATCCAAGGAAGAGGGCATTTTCTTATATCAAAATGCACCTACAGCTGATTTGACTTTCGTAGCCAATGAATTGCGTAAAATACAAGTACCCCATGGTAAGGTGACCTGGCAAATCGACAGAAATGTTAATACAACAAATGTGTGTATTGCAAATTGCAAATTCTGCAATTTTTTCCGTCGTCCCGGCCATGAAGACAGTTACATCACCGATATCGAAAGCTACAAACAGAAAATCGAAGAAACTTTTAAATACGGTGGCGACCAATTGCTACTGCAAGGGGGGCATCACCCCGATTTAGGTATTGAGTTTTACAAGAATCTTTACCGGCAATTAAAAGCGCTTTATCCTACACTAAAATTGCATTCTCTTGGACCTCCTGAGATTGCGCATATTTCCAAATTAGAGAATATGAGCCATCTTGAAGTATTGACGCAATTGAAAGAAGCGGGTTTGGATTCTCTGCCTGGAGCAGGAGCTGAAATCCTTAATGACCGTGTTAGGCGTTTAATCTCAAAAGGAAAATGTGGGGGTAAAGAATGGTTGGACGTGATGCGGGCAGCACATAAAATTAATCTGCCCACTTCAGCTACTATGATGTTCGGTCACATTGAAACAATAGAAGAACGTTTTGAACACTTGGTATGGATACGTGAAGTCCAGGATGAAAAGCCAAAAGAATCGCATGGATTTATAGCATTTATTCCTTGGCCTTTTCAAGATGACGGCACTTTGCTTAAGAGACTCCGCGGCATTACAAATAACGTAACAAGTGAAGAATATATACGAATGATTGCTTTAAGCCGGATTATGCTTCCTAATATCAAAAATATACAGGCTTCTTGGCTCACAGTCGGAAAACGTACAGCACAATTATGTCTGCATGCCGGAGCGAACGACTTCGGCTCAATTATGATCGAGGAAAATGTTGTTTCAGCAGCTGGTGCGCCACATCGGTTTACATCAAAATCTATACAGGAAGCAATTTTGGAAGCCGGATTCAGTCCCCAACTACGAACTCAAAAGTATGAGTTCCGCGAATTACCAGCTCATATGGTCGAACAGGTCATTAACTATTAA
- a CDS encoding SusC/RagA family TonB-linked outer membrane protein, whose product MRSDLPTVLKTLIPVYDEGGNFAGSRGGWGNGENPVAIAYRAKDNVNKSNFFFGNAFGEYDILKGLTFRTSFGVKYENYYNLSYTYPNLEFTEGSANSASSETSGYNTEWTWTNTLNYKANFNDAHSLNVLLGTEAIDNTYRQVQGNGNGYFITNSTDFFYVSQASKNSAASEGALGSLFSIFGKVDYSYKDRYILSGTVRRDGSSNFGSKNKYGTFPGVSGAWRVSQEEFMKSAGWLNDLKLRAGYGITGNQRIPSYQYLKRYATSINSASYPINNELVSGLWVSDYQNENVKWEQVASLNLGLDFSILGGKIDGAFDWYNKKTSDMLFALPLPGTAVGRAASPYVNIGDMQNKGVEFSLNYHHKQTDPNKFNFDIGANISRNKNTIVGLAPGINDVVYGAFRSMETSILRTGQPFGAFYGFKVAGIYQNEAELTQYPSYEKARVGGFRFEDVNGDGIIDAKDNTVIGSPHPDFTYSLNFNANYKNFDIMMYFYGSKGNENYEATRYFTDFGVFDGQKSVRVLDAWSPTNTSSMIPSQTKEEVSANEYASSSYFVQDASFFKMKNLQIGYNFSTDKLFGANTGVKRLRAYVGVTNLFTITKYEGLDPEVSATPSDYPALGVDFGVYPQSRQYMLGVSLGF is encoded by the coding sequence GTGCGATCGGATTTGCCTACCGTATTAAAAACATTAATTCCGGTATACGATGAAGGTGGAAACTTTGCAGGCTCTAGAGGCGGCTGGGGAAATGGTGAGAATCCTGTAGCAATTGCTTACCGCGCAAAAGATAATGTGAACAAAAGCAATTTCTTCTTTGGAAATGCTTTTGGAGAGTATGATATATTAAAAGGGTTAACATTTAGAACAAGCTTTGGTGTCAAATATGAAAATTATTACAATTTAAGTTATACCTATCCAAATCTGGAATTTACAGAGGGTAGCGCAAACAGTGCATCTTCAGAGACCTCAGGTTATAATACGGAATGGACTTGGACAAATACTTTGAACTATAAGGCTAACTTTAATGATGCCCATAGCTTAAATGTATTGTTGGGAACGGAGGCTATTGATAATACCTATCGCCAGGTTCAAGGAAACGGCAATGGATACTTTATAACAAACAGTACGGATTTCTTCTATGTGAGCCAGGCTTCCAAAAATTCGGCAGCAAGTGAAGGTGCTTTGGGATCTTTGTTTTCCATATTTGGAAAGGTAGATTATTCGTATAAGGATCGTTATATCTTAAGTGGAACAGTTAGAAGGGATGGCTCATCAAACTTCGGATCCAAGAACAAATATGGTACTTTTCCTGGGGTGAGTGGTGCTTGGCGGGTATCTCAAGAGGAATTTATGAAAAGTGCAGGCTGGTTAAATGATCTAAAATTAAGAGCAGGTTATGGTATTACAGGAAACCAACGAATTCCGTCATATCAATATTTAAAGCGTTATGCAACTTCTATTAACTCGGCTTCTTATCCAATAAATAATGAATTAGTAAGTGGTCTGTGGGTCAGTGACTATCAAAATGAGAATGTTAAATGGGAACAGGTTGCTTCATTAAATTTAGGATTGGACTTTTCAATTTTGGGAGGGAAGATTGATGGTGCTTTTGATTGGTACAATAAGAAAACTTCAGACATGTTATTTGCATTGCCATTGCCGGGAACCGCTGTTGGTCGGGCGGCTTCGCCTTATGTAAATATTGGCGATATGCAAAATAAAGGGGTGGAGTTCTCGTTGAATTATCATCATAAACAAACTGACCCGAACAAATTTAACTTTGATATTGGAGCAAACATATCCAGAAACAAAAATACAATTGTCGGTTTGGCACCAGGAATCAACGATGTGGTATATGGTGCTTTCCGAAGCATGGAAACCTCCATTTTAAGAACAGGTCAACCTTTTGGTGCATTCTATGGATTTAAGGTAGCGGGGATTTATCAAAACGAAGCGGAGCTGACACAATATCCTTCTTACGAGAAAGCGCGTGTTGGCGGGTTTAGATTTGAAGATGTGAATGGTGATGGTATTATTGACGCAAAAGATAATACCGTAATCGGAAGCCCTCACCCAGATTTTACGTATTCGCTTAATTTCAATGCCAATTACAAAAACTTTGATATCATGATGTACTTTTATGGTTCGAAGGGAAATGAGAATTATGAGGCAACACGTTACTTTACAGATTTTGGCGTGTTTGATGGTCAAAAGAGTGTGCGCGTATTGGATGCGTGGAGTCCAACCAATACATCAAGTATGATTCCATCGCAAACAAAAGAAGAAGTTTCGGCTAATGAGTATGCTTCTTCCAGCTATTTCGTGCAGGATGCAAGCTTCTTTAAGATGAAAAACTTACAGATTGGTTATAATTTCTCTACAGATAAACTCTTTGGTGCAAATACAGGCGTGAAAAGATTAAGAGCTTATGTCGGGGTAACAAATCTATTCACCATCACAAAATACGAAGGTCTTGATCCGGAAGTATCGGCAACACCATCGGATTATCCAGCACTGGGCGTTGATTTTGGGGTTTACCCACAATCTAGGCAATACATGTTGGGCGTAAGTTTAGGTTTTTAA
- a CDS encoding SusC/RagA family TonB-linked outer membrane protein, whose translation MMKKADKNCFDLILHQKFNTRFLLMSSLLVGGGMTTHGFASGLTNHGKVEVVSLMKTKSVQQTPIKGVVKDASTGQGITGVSVKVKGSSTGTSTDENGAFTIQGKVGDVLIVSYIGYKSTEVTVSSKADLAISLTASQDALEEVVVTGYSTQRKKDLTGSVAVVNTDQLKTTPAASAVESLQGRATGVQVVTDGAPGSTPQIKIRGYSTINNNEPLYVIDGVPFEGKLSWLNQNDIETMQVLKDASAASIYGSRANNGVVIITTKSGKSGKPQINFDAYYGVQVPNSGRFPKMLSPQQIYNLNDNKDPLPDYLLAGDVSGNKVTPADADMSKYNYADNKEEFYQITKANKAGTNWFKELSQNAPTQSYQLNTVGGGENASYAVSGGYLGQKGTVIHTGFERFNVRSNTNFSAFNKKLRFGENMQYSMTKGHGVGVNTNTAGDYIGEGSAIGFAYRIKNINSGIR comes from the coding sequence ATGATGAAAAAAGCGGACAAAAATTGTTTTGATCTCATATTGCACCAAAAGTTCAATACGAGGTTTCTGCTTATGAGTTCTCTTCTCGTTGGGGGAGGAATGACCACTCATGGATTTGCCAGCGGATTAACCAACCATGGCAAAGTTGAAGTTGTTTCATTGATGAAAACCAAAAGCGTACAACAGACGCCTATTAAAGGGGTTGTGAAAGATGCTTCGACAGGTCAAGGTATCACAGGTGTTTCTGTTAAAGTTAAAGGGAGTAGCACTGGAACGTCGACTGACGAGAACGGTGCATTTACCATTCAGGGAAAAGTGGGCGACGTGCTTATTGTAAGTTACATCGGGTACAAAAGTACTGAAGTAACTGTTTCGTCGAAAGCTGATCTTGCCATTTCGTTAACTGCCTCCCAAGACGCATTAGAAGAAGTCGTCGTGACGGGCTATTCTACCCAACGTAAGAAGGATCTGACGGGATCTGTTGCTGTAGTCAATACCGACCAATTGAAAACTACTCCAGCCGCAAGTGCGGTAGAGTCTTTACAAGGTCGAGCGACAGGGGTTCAAGTTGTGACCGATGGTGCTCCAGGCTCTACTCCACAGATTAAAATCCGAGGTTATAGCACCATTAATAATAACGAACCGCTTTATGTAATTGACGGGGTTCCGTTTGAAGGAAAATTGAGCTGGTTGAATCAGAATGATATTGAAACAATGCAGGTATTGAAAGATGCGTCGGCAGCTTCAATTTACGGTTCACGTGCCAACAATGGTGTAGTCATCATTACTACAAAATCTGGCAAATCTGGCAAACCACAGATTAATTTTGATGCGTATTACGGTGTTCAGGTGCCTAATAGCGGCCGTTTCCCAAAAATGTTAAGCCCACAACAGATTTATAACTTAAATGATAATAAAGATCCGCTACCTGACTATTTGTTGGCTGGTGATGTCTCGGGGAACAAAGTAACGCCTGCAGATGCCGATATGTCCAAATATAATTATGCGGATAACAAAGAGGAATTTTATCAAATTACTAAAGCGAATAAGGCAGGAACAAACTGGTTCAAAGAATTGAGTCAGAACGCGCCGACACAATCTTATCAGTTAAATACAGTGGGTGGCGGCGAAAATGCCTCTTATGCCGTATCAGGAGGATATTTGGGACAAAAAGGAACAGTTATCCATACGGGATTCGAACGATTCAATGTACGTTCAAATACGAATTTTTCCGCTTTTAATAAAAAACTGCGTTTTGGTGAAAATATGCAGTATAGCATGACTAAAGGACACGGTGTTGGTGTAAATACAAATACAGCCGGCGATTATATCGGTGAGGGTAGTGCGATCGGATTTGCCTACCGTATTAAAAACATTAATTCCGGTATACGATGA
- a CDS encoding ExbD/TolR family protein yields MAELNQKTPETGKKKIRSRKMAPKVDLTAMVDLAFLLITFFMLTTTLNKPSAMDIAMPDKTKSEVESPILIDENRTATLILGEGKFMWCHGDFKKPISSSKVPANIEKELSAVIAQLKAKISTMPNTKDMIVLIKPSKEARTKDLIHTIDQLKKQRISRYVISKTQIEEERKLLAAL; encoded by the coding sequence ATGGCAGAATTAAACCAAAAAACACCAGAGACGGGAAAGAAAAAAATAAGAAGCAGAAAAATGGCTCCTAAAGTGGATCTGACTGCAATGGTAGACCTTGCCTTTCTCCTCATCACATTTTTTATGCTGACCACAACTCTAAATAAACCGTCAGCAATGGATATTGCTATGCCAGATAAAACCAAATCAGAAGTAGAAAGTCCAATTCTGATTGATGAGAACCGCACGGCAACACTGATTCTAGGCGAAGGAAAGTTTATGTGGTGTCATGGGGATTTCAAAAAACCTATCAGCTCTTCAAAAGTACCAGCAAATATCGAGAAAGAATTATCGGCAGTTATTGCGCAACTAAAAGCAAAGATAAGTACCATGCCGAATACAAAGGATATGATCGTATTGATTAAACCTAGCAAAGAAGCACGTACAAAAGACCTTATTCATACGATAGATCAATTAAAGAAACAGCGCATTTCGCGTTATGTGATAAGTAAAACACAAATTGAGGAAGAAAGAAAGTTATTGGCTGCACTCTAG